DNA from Tripterygium wilfordii isolate XIE 37 chromosome 15, ASM1340144v1, whole genome shotgun sequence:
GTCTCGTAGCGATTATATACCTTGCGAGTTGTGatgggttaataccacttttacaCACCAaaagatagtcagtgtttcaatttgcacaccgtAATttaaaacgtttcaatttggtcatcgAAAGATCAAAATGTATCAAATCGATCGCTCGGTCAAATTTTCCTAGTTTTGGGCCGTCAACCTGCCTGTGTGACAGGTTGACCGGTAAATAATTTTCCACGtggaaataataattttttctgAAAAAACATGTGGATAAAAAGTGAAATGTGGCACAtatcaaccaaaaaaataaaatgaaaacatgtggaaatattaaaaataatttgaaaatgaaaatgttcAAATGTTTGCCTTCTTCAAGCTTGGATACGATCCAGCAGATCCAAATAGATCTGGCGAGGTAGTTGAATCCACGGTCACAACAAGTTGAAGTAGACAGAGATCAAAGGAGGACCCATAAATCATGGCCTCAACAACAAGTTCTTTGCCCTCTTCACGCATCTTCGGTGCAAGAACAACTCTCCTCCGAATCTGGGTTTTTCATCTCTAGTATCAACCCTAACCAccaattcttcatcttcttccctaCTCGCCTTAAAACCTCAATTCTGACCCTTCTTGAAAATTGACAAGAAATCGCCCTTATTTGGAACAGAGGAAAAAGAAACTCGGCCATGACTCTTTGGATCTGTCAGAGGTCCTCttgatttcttgattttcttttatgcctCGTCCAAGACTATTTGGATCTGCTGGAGCTCCTCTCTCAATCTTCTTTTGAGTTCCACATTCTCCTAGCGGAGACGAAGATCTTCGATTTCTACCGCCCGTGGGTTTGACGGTGGGACAGAGGAACATTGAGGTCATCATCTGCTCCTCAACATTTCTACCGTCCGTGGGTTTGTGCGAGCACGGAGGATGGCAGAGTGGCTTTGGTGGTTACTGGGTTTTTAGTTTTgtctaattaattttattttaattaaatttgtaaGTGCTTTAGAGATATTTAATTAGTGTTACTTAGTGTAATTAGTTGCAATTGATGTTAGTGGGTAAATTTTCCACGTCATTATATTCtttaaaataatgttttttaGATTGGAAATGTCAATCCACGTCAGCATAAAAAGTTGACTTTTGCATGTCACATAAGCGGTTGACTACCCAAAACTCAGAAATTCTGCCCAAGtgatcaatttgaaacattttgaTATTTCAATAACCAAATTGAAATGTTTTAAACTAGGGTGTACAAATTGGAAGACTGACTATCTTTCGGTGtataaaagtggtattaacccgaGTTGTGATGAACCATAAGTATACAAATTAATTCGCTGGTCAAGTCATTTGGTCATTTAAGTTGGACCAAATTTGAAACTTAATTGAAACTACGTACGATTGAGGTTGAAAATTTCATATCATGTTTTACTATCCTTTTTTACCATTCATCCAAGCCAATTAATTGTcattagacatatatatatgcaatttaTTCTCCGATGTTCATTACGCATTACCTCTGTCTTAATctttgtaattaatttattagggTGAGCATGTAAATTTATTGTGtacatatataaattctcctatGAGTTCCAATACGTCcaatctaatttttttaaaactattttacaacaatacaaTTTATTAAATGATATTTCTATGAACATTCAGTTTGGTCTTATAAAGTAacctaaaatattaatataagtACATATTAAAATGTATGAAAACTAACTAAAGAGCATgtaaaatgaaataatatataaatatatatttagaaaACATAAGTATTATTATGTATGAATAATTTTAAGGTTACTATTGTTATTGTTATGTATTTTCCATTACTATTAGGTcataaataaaaggaaattgttcaaACATCAGTGtgtatatacaaacatatatatatatatatatatatatatatatatattcacttaCTAAAAAATACTAGTGCTGTgcacggtccggttaaccggaccgttAGGGTCAAACCATTAACCAGACCGGTAGTAACGGTTTTGTATATTatgaaaccaaaaccaaaccaTAAACAACCAAAACCGGTGATACGGTTAACCGGTATAATCGGTTCAGTTTCGGTTCGGTTACGGTTTCATAGGTTATGGGCCTCAATGTTGGACCTCTAATCATTAAGAACAAAAACCCAACTATATTTAACTAAATACAAACCCAACTCAAGTTAACGTTTTATAAAAACTTAAGGCCATCACTGATTcactaaaataaaaaacaaaataaagaaaaaatcatagtttgaactttgaaacgTCAAAGTTCAGGCAAGATCAAGCAAGAGAGAAATTCAAGCATTAGTAATTTAGTATTTAGTATTATTTCAAATTTcatctatttagagttttagccataaaaatattattaattagttaatatatataaaatgaattATGAATATACAAtattacaattatatatatatttaagtattatttatgaatatataatattataattatatatttaatttaagtattatttatatatacggttcggtccggttaaccggggttttcaaaaatttataaccATGAACCGGTCCGATAACTACGGTGCGGTTCGGTTATTCAAACCGTTTGACCAATATACGGTCAACTAACCAAACCAAACCGGACCGACCAGTTCGGTTTCCGGTTTCGGTCCGGTTTGCGGTCCCATTTGCACAGCcctaaaaaatacatataaaagatatatacacaaaatttatgtgtatgtaatatatattttttaaacttgGGGGTGTGGTGCGGCTACAACCTAGTGTAGCCCCCTCCCATCTGCCCCTGGTCTGCGTGGTCTTGAATACTAATTCCTCAATTGCTTTCGAGTCTCGATGCTGCATTTCTCGTCTTGGTTCCTTTTGAAATGtagcattttcttttgttttggttcTCATGCGTTTAAGCTTTTGTTTTGGTTCCAAGTTTCGACGAGTGTGAGAGAATGTTAAGACTTGTATCAACATCGATTAGTGTAAGCTACTGAcgtgatttataaataaagattcaATCACTCTTAACAGAGAAAGCCCATGAAGGGATTGGATCCACAAGGACCACCCATATTAGTAGCCCTAGGATATTCTCATTAAGAGTTGGAGATAATCTCTCTTCACAAAAGAGTGTTcttttaaggggaaaaaaattgggTGTGCCTTAAacccaaaatggacaatatcttTTCAAGTTGTTCAGATTGAATGCATGTGTGTAGTGCTTTTACCATTTCATGAATATCTGATTTATAACAAGACACGGTTACAATTAGGTTGCTAAAATTAAGCACATAGCTAGATTGTGATTGTGGATCTTCCCTTCTACAACTAAGCCCCCTTATTGTAcgtaatcatatatatatatatattcacgtCCTTATTGGAGTTTTTGTAGGGGTGTTCAAAAGCAAGCCAGAAATTTTAACTCTTTGCTGCTGACGCGTTATTGGAGtttggtttttaaaaataaatttcggTTTAAAAccgaaataatttatttatttagtttattatttatatacatataatataatattaaggCTTTTTTAGTCGAAAATTTGAAAACACCTAGCAGCCCAGCTTGTCTAGCCCTAGACAGTAGATTATGTAAGCACATATTGGTCAACCCTATTGATTTACGACAGTGTGAGTGGTCAGGTTTTATACTTGATGAATTATCTATGTATATGTAAGTTTTTCTGTGCAGGGATGCATCCCGAGATAGCCTACATTACTCAACAGTTTAGTGAAACATGAAGTAGGCTATTCTAGTCgtgattcaaaatcaaattgaaacaagCCCTATGTGTTTCAACTCAGTTATGACGTGAATCAACATGGTTTATTTATTGTATAACTGAGATTTTGTATTAGGACACTAGTTTAGAGTTGTCTTTAAATAGAAATTCTTTGTCTAGGGCtttatgaaaaagaaattatttgtTAATTAGGTTTCTTAGTTTTATGCAAAAGGAAGTTCTTGGAATTTAGGTTTTATAATTTTAGCAATTTACGGTTCCCAGGGTTTTGCTCAACTGgttgaagaatatatatatagagcgtTCAAGACTGGTTGAGATTATCGAAGCTTTAGCACAAATACTTAACCGATCTTCTTTGGTGCTTCAAAGTTATTGTTCCTATGTTTTCTTGGTAGAGAAGAGTGTTGACGTGATACAATTCTCAGTGGAGTGGATCACTTGTTGGTGGGTGATCAAACGTCTTCTCAGTTGAAGCCTTGGGTAGTTCCCAAAGCACGTGTGGTTAATGGACTTGCTGTTGTTAGAGAAACATACATTGAATATCATACTTGCTGCAGTTAGCGAAACATACATTGAATAGTTGATGTACTAAGGTGTCTTCGGTTTAGAAcctttgtaatctttattcTCATAGTGAATTATTTCCAAAGTTGATTGTTTGATACACTTGAGGTTTTTCCATGTTGGGTTTTccttattatttttgttttatttattgttttttattccGTACGTTTTCATACTAGTTGACTAACGGTTGTTGGATTAGAACATATTATCAATTGTTGACTTTAATCAGATTGTGGACTTGTTGGTTTTCTTAAACAttagatgcaaataaaacaagacCTATGAAGTTGTTCAAGCAAAACATGTTGTAGATAAGTAGCTAGCTTGCTAGTACATTAGGTCAGGGAAATAATTGTCTCGATAGCTACTGTAGTGAATGGTCTGCGGGTGATTTCGTGCTGCCGTTGATCCGTATATTCcataaggaggaggaggaggaggaggcggaGGAGGGGGGGAGAGTAACATTATCCTTTGATACGAATATGGCCAATTATTACTCCTTGGGGTTTCATAAATGGGCTCAAAAGGATATCTGTTGTTGTTGGGCCTTCTTGGCCTGGGATACCTGCCAGTATCTGCGCTGCTCCCTTTGGTAGTTGTAGGAGATCTGACTCTACTGAACTCCGGCGACGACGACTTCTTCCTGCGAAACAAATTCCAAAACCAAGCAAACCTGCCTTTTCTTGTTTtagtgatgatgatgttggGTTTCTCTTTGCTGCTCTGAGCAGATATTTTGAGACTAGGATGTTGCCGACTGACTGAACCATTTTGCTTCTTGTTTGCCTCACAATGACAGCTGTCATCATCGTCGGAATCAAAATTATCATTGGCAATTTTGAGATGTTGATCAGAAGAAGAGTCCTTTTGGTTTTGGAAGGATAGAAGTTGTGCTTTTCTTCCCCACTTTGCAAACTTGTCAATAAGTATTTTAGGGTCTACATTCCCTGAGACAATCACCATTCCCTCCTCGTAATCTATGGTGACGGATTTCActcctaacaaaaaaaaagaaaaagtaacgAAAACAAAtggaataaataattttatatatgcTTTTCCaccaaaattataattaatttcgagagagaaagagagaattctgccatgattaattaaatatcaaataaaataaaattttaaaaaaataccatGAATTTTGTTCAACTTCTTCTCTGCTTTCTTTGGACATGCCGCACAGCATCTCAGACTCACTTTCAATCTAAATATCTGTGTAAACAAGCCAACAGGTATAACGTACGTCGATCTAGTAAAAAAAATCAGTCAGCAAAGGAGTAGTGTAGTACCGGGACAGAAGCTTGATGGTTGTCCATGGAAGTGCCTCAAGCTTGTGGAAAACCCAGCTCAAATCCAAAAGCAATAGAGTAGTGGTCTTACTTTCTTTCGGGAAAATGAAAGATATGCCATAACGGAGGGGGAGAGTGGGGACTATTATATATTTATGGACATACGAGATCATATTGAATAACAGAATATTACATTTCCATGATTAAGACAAGTAatctcaaaaaaacaaaataaatggaAACAAAGTAGCCAGCCATAATTGTGGACTGAATTAACGCCCCATGTCCTGTAAGAATCAAGATCAAGTTAAAATGG
Protein-coding regions in this window:
- the LOC119979937 gene encoding uncharacterized protein LOC119979937; the protein is MVIVSGNVDPKILIDKFAKWGRKAQLLSFQNQKDSSSDQHLKIANDNFDSDDDDSCHCEANKKQNGSVSRQHPSLKISAQSSKEKPNIIITKTRKGRFAWFWNLFRRKKSSSPEFSRVRSPTTTKGSSADTGRYPRPRRPNNNRYPFEPIYETPRSNNWPYSYQRIMLLSPPPPPPPPPPPYGIYGSTAARNHPQTIHYSSYRDNYFPDLIKPTSPQSD